From Pseudodesulfovibrio alkaliphilus, one genomic window encodes:
- a CDS encoding PAS domain-containing sensor histidine kinase, whose amino-acid sequence MKAAKATIEALLNATEDSCILIDPEGRFVALNKEAARRRGSSVEALIGKNVFDFLDPAIAGQRRACVAEVVRTGRPLCAHEEINNRHYRVSFYPVIDESGAVTGVASYSRDCTEAREHEEELLRAKEMAESASMAKSQFLSNMSHELRTPLNGILGISQLALDETLDLETRNNFEMIQESGQRLLILLNNLLDLAAIERRSIEPLVRDFDLFELLESLRKSFALKANLHRVDLEIHMSAKMPRCWSGDEFRLGQILSNLIANALQCTEDGYVRVAVGPGSACSDRADNRASWQDLRFVVKDSGPGIDEKDIGSLFDSFTIAENFMTKRYSGAGIGLSIVRALVEMLGGSIRVRSGKGQGTAISFTIPFIPAGAPCADPGQISVLPLSGPEARRTILVVEDDPIALFATTRSLTRVGFDVREAANGAEALDLLRHHAVNLVLMDLHMPVMDGLQTTIHIRNGEVPGVSRNIPIIAMTSHAGQRNRDRLARAGVTDTMIKPVCAAQIDKVLVPHLQRH is encoded by the coding sequence ATGAAGGCGGCCAAAGCGACCATTGAGGCCTTATTGAACGCGACCGAAGACTCCTGCATTCTCATCGACCCGGAAGGACGCTTTGTCGCCCTGAACAAGGAGGCGGCCCGTCGGAGGGGCTCCAGCGTCGAAGCCCTGATCGGCAAAAATGTTTTCGATTTTCTGGACCCGGCCATTGCCGGACAGCGCCGCGCCTGTGTTGCCGAGGTTGTTCGAACCGGAAGACCGCTCTGCGCCCACGAGGAAATCAACAACCGGCATTATCGCGTGAGCTTCTATCCGGTCATCGATGAATCAGGCGCGGTGACAGGGGTGGCGAGTTACTCTCGGGACTGTACCGAAGCAAGGGAGCACGAGGAGGAACTGCTCCGGGCCAAGGAGATGGCCGAATCGGCCAGCATGGCCAAGTCACAGTTTCTTTCCAACATGAGCCATGAGCTGAGGACGCCTCTCAATGGTATTCTGGGCATATCCCAGCTCGCTCTGGACGAGACTCTGGACCTGGAGACGCGCAATAATTTCGAGATGATACAGGAAAGCGGGCAACGTCTGCTCATCCTTCTGAACAATCTTCTGGACCTGGCGGCCATTGAGCGACGCTCCATCGAACCCCTGGTTCGCGATTTCGACCTCTTTGAGCTGTTGGAGTCGCTTCGCAAGTCCTTTGCGCTCAAGGCCAATCTGCACCGGGTTGACCTCGAAATCCATATGTCGGCAAAAATGCCCAGATGCTGGTCCGGCGATGAGTTCAGGCTTGGTCAGATCCTTTCGAATCTCATCGCCAACGCCCTGCAATGCACGGAAGATGGATATGTCAGGGTCGCGGTGGGGCCAGGGAGCGCCTGTTCGGACAGGGCTGACAACCGGGCAAGCTGGCAGGACCTGCGTTTTGTGGTCAAGGACAGCGGCCCGGGCATTGACGAAAAAGACATCGGCTCTCTCTTTGACAGCTTCACCATTGCCGAAAATTTCATGACCAAGCGGTACAGCGGAGCCGGAATCGGCCTGAGCATCGTCAGGGCCCTGGTCGAGATGCTGGGCGGATCGATCCGGGTCAGATCCGGCAAGGGCCAGGGAACGGCCATCTCCTTCACCATTCCTTTCATCCCGGCTGGCGCTCCGTGCGCCGACCCCGGCCAGATATCGGTTCTTCCCCTGTCCGGGCCGGAGGCAAGGCGCACCATTCTAGTGGTCGAGGATGATCCCATTGCCCTGTTCGCCACCACGCGAAGCCTCACCAGGGTCGGATTCGATGTCCGTGAGGCAGCCAACGGCGCCGAGGCGCTTGACCTCCTGCGGCATCACGCCGTCAACCTTGTCCTCATGGACCTGCACATGCCCGTCATGGACGGGCTCCAGACAACGATACACATCCGCAACGGCGAAGTCCCCGGAGTTTCCCGGAACATTCCCATCATCGCCATGACCTCCCATGCGGGTCAGCGCAACAGGGACCGCCTTGCCCGGGCCGGTGTTACCGATACCATGATCAAGCCGGTCTGCGCCGCCCAGATAGACAAGGTTCTCGTGCCCCATCTTCAGCGTCATTGA
- a CDS encoding sensor histidine kinase, producing MVDKKYSVLRWKIIGGTMAFSLIPLFAIGLFVYNDFQTAYHTKITKNLSTMVGDKQQALDMFLDERTAQLRTMLYSHSPENLADKVYLQKLFNATQTSAQSFVDMGFIDQSGAHVAYVGPFALGEVNYKDADWFQKTLHKGHFISDVFMGFRRFPHFIIAVSRNVSGKTWVLRATVDSDVFDSLVQAVQVGRRGDAFLVNHNNIMQTHSRFHGPILEPVSLPNHRSFKGVRVEQTDISGRKMFLGTTWLDSLRWRLVILEDPSEELSALWRTTWLLAVACLIGILVITLGAVLMAQAIVRKVMLADREKSILDASLMQSSKMAALGKLAAGVAHEVNNPLTLIREGAGWLKDMLDDESPETMKNYEEFARSLDMIELHVDRAREVTHRMLGFGRRMEPLHENVDLNVLAEQTIRFLRQEALHRNIHIDTELAPDLPRVTTDGNQLQQVILNILDNALDAVGQDGQIWVSTASDECGEVLLTIRDDGPGMSSETLNHIFEPFYTTKSVGEGTGLGLSICFSIIEKLGGRIEVRSAPGEGSVFTIRLPRPQA from the coding sequence ATGGTTGACAAGAAATATTCCGTTCTCCGCTGGAAGATCATCGGCGGGACCATGGCCTTTTCGCTCATTCCTCTCTTTGCCATCGGGCTGTTCGTGTACAACGATTTCCAGACAGCCTACCATACCAAGATCACGAAGAACCTTTCCACCATGGTGGGGGACAAGCAGCAGGCCCTGGACATGTTCCTGGATGAGCGCACGGCCCAGTTGCGGACCATGCTCTACTCCCACTCCCCGGAAAACCTCGCCGACAAGGTGTACCTGCAAAAACTTTTCAATGCCACGCAGACCAGCGCCCAATCCTTTGTGGACATGGGGTTCATCGACCAGTCCGGGGCGCATGTCGCCTATGTCGGCCCCTTCGCTCTGGGCGAAGTCAACTACAAGGATGCGGACTGGTTTCAGAAAACCCTGCACAAGGGCCATTTCATCAGCGACGTGTTCATGGGATTTCGCCGGTTTCCCCACTTCATCATCGCCGTATCGCGCAATGTCAGCGGAAAGACCTGGGTGCTGCGGGCCACCGTTGATTCCGACGTGTTCGACAGCTTGGTCCAGGCTGTCCAGGTGGGGCGGCGCGGCGACGCTTTTCTGGTCAACCACAACAACATAATGCAGACCCACTCCCGCTTTCACGGTCCGATCCTCGAGCCGGTCTCGCTGCCGAACCATCGGTCGTTCAAGGGGGTCCGGGTCGAGCAGACAGATATTTCCGGGCGCAAGATGTTTCTTGGCACCACCTGGCTCGACAGCCTCCGCTGGCGGCTGGTCATCCTGGAGGATCCTTCCGAAGAACTTTCCGCCTTGTGGCGCACCACCTGGCTTCTGGCCGTGGCCTGTCTGATCGGCATACTCGTTATCACCCTGGGCGCAGTGCTTATGGCCCAGGCCATTGTGCGCAAAGTGATGCTCGCTGATCGGGAAAAGTCGATACTCGACGCCTCCCTCATGCAATCAAGCAAGATGGCGGCGCTGGGCAAGCTCGCGGCCGGGGTGGCCCACGAGGTGAACAACCCGTTGACCCTTATTCGCGAGGGCGCGGGCTGGCTCAAGGACATGCTCGACGACGAAAGCCCGGAGACAATGAAAAACTATGAGGAATTCGCCCGCAGTCTCGACATGATCGAACTCCATGTGGACCGGGCCCGCGAGGTCACGCACCGCATGCTCGGATTTGGCCGGCGCATGGAGCCCCTGCATGAAAACGTGGACCTCAATGTCCTGGCCGAGCAGACCATCCGGTTTTTGCGCCAGGAGGCCCTGCACCGCAATATCCATATCGACACGGAGCTGGCCCCGGACCTGCCCAGAGTGACGACGGACGGCAACCAGCTGCAACAGGTGATCCTGAACATACTCGACAACGCCCTGGACGCCGTGGGCCAGGACGGCCAGATATGGGTCAGCACGGCGTCCGACGAATGCGGCGAGGTGCTGCTGACCATCCGCGACGATGGGCCGGGCATGTCCTCGGAGACCCTCAACCACATCTTCGAACCCTTTTATACCACCAAATCCGTGGGCGAGGGAACGGGGCTCGGGCTCTCCATCTGCTTCAGCATCATCGAGAAACTCGGCGGGCGCATCGAGGTTCGGAGTGCGCCGGGCGAGGGATCGGTATTCACCATTCGTCTGCCCAGACCGCAGGCGTGA
- a CDS encoding response regulator, translating to MDSKITVLAVDDESYFLELFANRFRLRGLEVLTASSGRAALEILARQHVDVVVLDVLMPGMDGIETLKEIKKRHPQLEVIMLTGHSSADMGLKGMRHGAYDYVMKPFQIEDLLGRIRRAHERRRLSQGYAGDEA from the coding sequence ATGGACAGCAAGATCACGGTACTGGCCGTTGACGACGAATCATATTTCCTCGAATTGTTCGCCAACCGTTTCCGGCTGCGCGGGCTTGAAGTGCTGACCGCCTCCAGTGGCAGGGCCGCCTTGGAAATCCTTGCCCGGCAGCATGTGGATGTGGTGGTCCTTGATGTGCTCATGCCGGGCATGGACGGCATCGAGACCCTCAAGGAGATCAAGAAGCGGCATCCTCAGCTCGAAGTGATCATGCTCACCGGGCACAGCTCTGCCGACATGGGGCTCAAGGGCATGCGGCACGGAGCCTACGATTATGTCATGAAGCCGTTTCAGATCGAGGATCTGCTGGGCCGCATCAGGCGTGCCCACGAGCGCCGCCGCCTCAGCCAGGGCTATGCAGGGGACGAGGCATGA
- a CDS encoding sensor histidine kinase: MNPLRALALAPHPKVGLPRLGMAALASGLALGAAATDGPLALGAALGAAVTAFGAALPWSGKQSPGQARDMDDLLIHSQKMSVLGELSSGIAHEINTPLGIIGQETELLQLIASRPEFAALKASPELLERIDQISTQVERCGDITHQLLDFARKTKAVLQTVNLGELVEDMTRLVEREAGYQNITITRRYRDGKRLISTDPSLVRQVVLNLLQNAVQAVESDGMVTVSTRISGQQAEIEVADTGSGIPPENLQRIFDPFFTTKPPGQGTGLGLSICMKIMHRLGGHIRVRSNPGQGAVFTLLLPVAGPESAQTSDNPASGNQGDRHE, encoded by the coding sequence ATGAACCCCCTGCGCGCCCTGGCCCTTGCCCCGCATCCCAAGGTCGGCCTGCCCCGGCTGGGCATGGCGGCCCTGGCCTCGGGTCTGGCCCTGGGCGCAGCCGCCACGGACGGGCCCCTGGCCCTGGGTGCGGCCCTGGGCGCCGCTGTTACGGCGTTTGGCGCGGCTCTGCCCTGGTCAGGAAAACAGTCCCCCGGTCAGGCCAGGGACATGGACGATCTGCTGATTCATTCCCAGAAGATGTCCGTCCTGGGCGAGCTGTCGTCCGGCATTGCCCACGAGATCAACACCCCGCTGGGCATCATCGGTCAGGAGACCGAGCTTCTGCAGCTCATCGCCTCGCGGCCGGAGTTCGCTGCCCTTAAAGCCAGCCCCGAGCTGCTGGAGCGCATCGACCAGATCTCGACCCAGGTGGAGCGCTGCGGTGACATCACCCATCAACTGCTCGATTTCGCCCGCAAGACCAAAGCCGTGTTGCAGACCGTCAACCTCGGTGAACTGGTGGAGGACATGACCCGGCTGGTTGAGCGCGAGGCGGGATACCAGAACATCACCATCACCCGGCGGTACCGGGACGGAAAGCGGCTCATCTCCACAGACCCTTCCCTGGTGCGTCAGGTGGTGCTCAACCTGCTGCAGAATGCTGTTCAGGCTGTGGAGAGCGACGGCATGGTCACGGTCAGCACGAGGATTTCCGGGCAGCAGGCGGAGATAGAGGTGGCGGATACCGGCTCCGGAATCCCGCCCGAGAACCTGCAGCGGATTTTCGATCCGTTTTTCACCACCAAACCGCCTGGCCAGGGCACGGGGCTTGGCCTCTCCATCTGCATGAAGATCATGCACCGGCTGGGCGGACATATCAGGGTCAGGAGCAATCCGGGTCAGGGGGCCGTGTTCACCCTGCTGCTGCCGGTGGCCGGACCCGAATCTGCGCAAACATCCGACAACCCAGCCAGTGGCAACCAAGGAGATCGCCATGAGTGA
- a CDS encoding response regulator, with translation MSEKTTVLVVDDEERFASNMVTLLEGHDLIAKAVYSGEEALDLLQREDFDVILLDVKMPGLSGIGTLEKMNRMGVDSKVVVLTGHASVDDAVTLLDLGAMDYLLKPSKTHRVLEMIRLAKEARELQKQAGA, from the coding sequence ATGAGTGAGAAGACAACGGTTCTGGTCGTGGACGACGAAGAGCGCTTTGCCAGCAACATGGTCACGCTGCTTGAGGGGCATGACCTGATCGCCAAGGCGGTGTACTCCGGGGAGGAGGCCCTGGACTTGCTGCAGCGGGAGGATTTCGACGTGATTCTGCTTGATGTGAAGATGCCCGGCCTTTCAGGCATCGGCACCCTGGAGAAGATGAACCGGATGGGCGTTGACAGCAAGGTGGTTGTCCTTACCGGACATGCTTCTGTGGACGATGCCGTGACCCTGCTTGACCTGGGGGCGATGGACTATCTGCTCAAACCCTCCAAGACCCATCGGGTTCTGGAGATGATCCGGCTGGCCAAGGAGGCCCGGGAGTTGCAGAAGCAGGCCGGAGCCTGA
- a CDS encoding PEP/pyruvate-binding domain-containing protein: MFEFLGRLFSRRRDTRVDDLFKDRYTNFKAILDANSELLRLLSSMDRMLEGRTLFGMAYVRSQGARALFYAARMVRSYERLSGRAQPRLHETLEALHLKIGEVLGEVGHRPPVPDLVLPHVRVGRTMIDSVGGKNANLGEMAGAVGLTVPRGFALTTAAYQLFLDHNQLGPEIDKAQRAVDPEAPETLMEASQIIQTLFLQGEMPPALEKAMHDCLAEVFGQDETLRLAMRSSAIGEDGELSFAGQYKSILGLVPARLVESYKLVLASLFSPRAIAYRLANGILSEETAMAVVCLEMVDPLASGVAYSRDPLAPGRPEMVINAVWGLGTYAVDGRVDPDKYRVSRTNPQDVLSSEAAPKEVMLVMRPGGGVEERPVPEKDRGAPCLNEEQIGHLARSIVRLEEHFGAPQDVEWALDRSGRLLFLQCRPLQVSGAAFVPPDLPQVEAPVLLEGAEVACPGVGSGPVYRVLTEDDLAGFPRGAVLVAEHSSPTYSLVMTRAAAVVTEHGSVTGHMASLAREYQLPALLGAKGAMRVLENGREVTVDAWLGRVLEGSVEPLLALRTDDTGTLMKGTPVYEALRALGALVLPLNLTDPKSPDFRAGNCRTVHDVMRFVHERCYESMFAISDLASSQGEVARKLNARLPLDLHVIDLGGGLEADSASRIAAVHQVVSAPFAALLRGMLDERLRPCEPRPVDMSGFLSVMTRQMFSTERERFGEKSYAIITDKYLNFSSRVGYHYGVLDAYCGKTVNSNYINFQFKGGAADDVRRNRRVRAIGLMLEGIGFRVEVEADMVKARFAKYPGEEIASRLEDLGRLLIYTRQMDMLMTDETSVERLARGFLEGDFSHDWMPSVGGRWSAD; encoded by the coding sequence ATGTTCGAATTTCTTGGACGGCTCTTCTCACGCCGCCGCGACACCAGGGTCGACGATCTCTTCAAGGACCGCTACACCAACTTCAAGGCGATCCTCGACGCCAACTCCGAGCTGCTGCGCCTGCTCTCCTCCATGGACCGAATGCTCGAAGGGAGGACCCTTTTCGGCATGGCCTACGTGCGCTCCCAGGGGGCTCGGGCGCTGTTCTACGCCGCCAGGATGGTCCGATCCTATGAACGGCTCTCCGGGCGCGCCCAGCCCCGTCTGCACGAAACCCTGGAAGCGCTGCATCTGAAAATTGGCGAAGTCCTCGGCGAGGTCGGCCACCGGCCGCCGGTACCCGATCTGGTGTTGCCTCATGTGCGCGTCGGCCGGACGATGATCGACAGCGTGGGCGGCAAGAACGCCAACCTGGGCGAGATGGCCGGCGCGGTGGGCCTTACGGTGCCACGGGGCTTTGCCTTGACCACAGCCGCCTATCAGCTCTTTCTGGACCACAACCAGCTTGGCCCCGAGATCGACAAGGCCCAGCGGGCGGTGGACCCCGAGGCGCCAGAGACCCTTATGGAGGCCAGCCAGATCATCCAGACCCTGTTCTTGCAGGGGGAGATGCCGCCCGCCCTGGAAAAGGCCATGCACGACTGCCTGGCCGAAGTCTTTGGCCAGGACGAAACCCTGAGGTTGGCCATGCGTTCGAGCGCCATCGGCGAGGACGGCGAGCTTTCCTTTGCCGGGCAGTACAAGTCCATTCTCGGACTGGTCCCGGCGCGGCTGGTCGAGAGCTACAAGCTGGTGCTGGCCAGCCTCTTCTCGCCCAGGGCCATAGCCTACAGGCTGGCCAACGGCATCCTCTCCGAGGAAACGGCCATGGCCGTGGTCTGCCTGGAAATGGTGGACCCCCTGGCCAGCGGCGTGGCCTACTCCCGCGATCCGCTGGCTCCGGGGCGGCCGGAGATGGTCATCAACGCGGTCTGGGGGCTGGGCACCTACGCCGTGGACGGGCGCGTCGATCCCGACAAGTACCGCGTCTCGCGCACCAACCCGCAGGATGTTCTCTCCAGCGAGGCCGCGCCCAAGGAGGTCATGCTCGTCATGCGGCCCGGCGGAGGCGTGGAGGAGCGCCCGGTCCCGGAGAAAGACCGGGGCGCGCCCTGCCTGAACGAAGAACAGATCGGGCATCTGGCCCGGAGCATTGTGCGGCTTGAAGAGCACTTCGGAGCGCCCCAGGACGTGGAGTGGGCCCTTGATCGCTCGGGGCGGCTGCTTTTTCTCCAGTGCCGCCCGCTGCAGGTATCCGGGGCGGCCTTTGTGCCGCCGGACCTGCCCCAGGTGGAGGCCCCGGTACTGCTCGAGGGGGCGGAGGTGGCCTGTCCGGGCGTGGGAAGCGGCCCCGTGTACAGGGTGCTCACCGAGGATGATCTGGCAGGGTTCCCGAGAGGTGCCGTGCTGGTGGCCGAGCACTCCTCGCCCACCTATTCGCTGGTCATGACCAGGGCGGCTGCCGTGGTCACAGAGCACGGCAGCGTCACCGGACACATGGCGTCCCTGGCCCGGGAATACCAACTGCCAGCCCTGCTGGGTGCCAAGGGGGCCATGCGCGTCCTGGAAAACGGCCGGGAAGTGACCGTTGACGCCTGGCTCGGCCGGGTGCTTGAGGGGAGCGTGGAGCCGCTTCTGGCCCTGCGGACCGACGACACCGGCACGCTCATGAAGGGAACGCCGGTGTACGAAGCCCTGCGCGCCCTCGGGGCATTGGTGCTCCCCCTGAACCTGACCGATCCCAAGTCACCGGATTTTCGGGCCGGAAACTGCCGCACGGTGCACGATGTCATGCGTTTTGTGCACGAGAGATGCTATGAGTCCATGTTCGCCATCAGCGACCTGGCCAGCTCCCAGGGCGAGGTGGCCCGCAAGCTCAACGCCCGGCTTCCCCTTGACCTCCACGTCATCGACCTGGGCGGGGGGCTCGAAGCGGACAGCGCATCGCGCATCGCCGCAGTGCATCAGGTTGTGTCCGCTCCCTTTGCCGCACTGCTCAGGGGGATGCTGGACGAGCGGCTCAGGCCGTGCGAACCCCGGCCAGTGGACATGAGCGGGTTCCTTTCGGTCATGACCCGGCAGATGTTCTCCACCGAGCGGGAACGGTTCGGGGAGAAGAGCTACGCCATCATCACGGACAAGTACCTCAACTTCAGCTCGCGGGTGGGCTATCATTACGGCGTGCTCGACGCCTACTGCGGCAAGACCGTGAACAGCAACTACATCAATTTCCAGTTCAAGGGCGGGGCCGCCGACGATGTCCGGCGCAACCGGCGCGTCCGGGCCATCGGGCTCATGCTCGAGGGGATCGGATTCCGGGTGGAGGTGGAGGCGGACATGGTCAAGGCGCGGTTCGCCAAGTACCCGGGCGAGGAGATCGCCTCCCGGCTTGAGGATCTGGGCCGACTGCTCATCTACACCCGCCAGATGGACATGCTGATGACGGACGAGACAAGCGTCGAGAGGCTGGCCCGGGGCTTTCTCGAAGGCGATTTCAGCCACGACTGGATGCCGTCAGTCGGCGGCCGCTGGTCCGCCGACTGA
- a CDS encoding sigma 54-interacting transcriptional regulator, with protein sequence MPQYHPMPGFGFFRWFLSLSLKKKLLFSLLPTLMGILLITGYLNYKISNRYTQIGLERTARLQALAMAHDVEGRLNEYRRELLFISHGPLDAQALRDHLARKRVAGGTAVRELAFFAPELTGHVYMVVCGDEMFEVPEQMIATVKPNPFLHFEELTHLSPGDVMLFPVEEAELPFPLEANANNRIQAPVFRMATVVPLGGEGRRGFLFLSFEARELRNILSVFNSSRSPLYAFSRSDELRYSYMVDTDGWMLFQSDMIEHPGSEISTMLARSGHDGTLGKPGLPSAFRPFNADADYWEMIADIRAGRANCLLLEDRDKNQNQVNSHFLAYAPVRFRGGTDGSERIVGGIAFVDRSQLTLIAGYRHLDVMFLITLTTIGIMVLLVYLLSRYITQPIFLLARAVRDMDLAHPEEVDLPSAGFETNHLKAAVNTLVARLRDQMEQVWRKDQELLLVSMQERASLDDSPHEADGISPLPEIIGSGLKIAQMKGDILKAARVDVDVLIVGETGTGKQLAAEAIHNHSSRAGKPFISINCGALDENLLLDTLFGHTKGAFTEAKDDRKGAFLQANGGTLFLDEIQSTSLMGQQALLRAIAMRKIKPLGSDKELDVDVRLIAATNVDLTTMIEDRTFREDLYYRLRVLTINVPPLREHKESIPSLALYYLRQAESLVGKVGLALSRGAIEKMNAYDWPGNIRELVNCITRAAVMVENEVIQANDIQLEEERLSDWNPLSLSLSRSAPAADGGAQPPEPATPPAAGLAVAGMENPAPSRVPTGLRLNDRQRKVYPLLMARGSITRSEYQDFVGGGLASRTAIYDLNDLVRKGCLVKVGSGPATRYELLPTGATAAN encoded by the coding sequence ATGCCGCAATACCACCCGATGCCCGGGTTCGGATTTTTCAGATGGTTTCTCTCCTTAAGCCTGAAAAAGAAGCTGCTCTTCTCGCTGTTGCCCACGCTGATGGGCATCCTGCTGATCACCGGCTATCTCAACTACAAAATTTCCAACCGATATACGCAGATCGGCCTTGAGCGCACAGCCCGCCTCCAGGCCCTGGCCATGGCCCACGACGTGGAAGGCCGTCTGAACGAATACCGCCGGGAGCTCCTCTTTATCTCGCATGGCCCGCTTGATGCGCAGGCTTTGCGCGATCATCTCGCAAGAAAACGTGTCGCCGGGGGGACGGCCGTGAGGGAATTGGCGTTTTTCGCGCCCGAGCTGACCGGCCATGTCTATATGGTTGTCTGCGGCGACGAGATGTTCGAGGTGCCCGAGCAGATGATCGCCACGGTCAAGCCCAACCCCTTTTTGCACTTCGAGGAACTGACCCACCTCTCGCCCGGAGATGTCATGCTCTTTCCGGTGGAGGAGGCCGAGCTCCCCTTCCCCCTTGAGGCCAACGCCAACAACAGGATTCAGGCTCCGGTCTTTCGCATGGCCACGGTGGTGCCCTTGGGCGGGGAGGGTCGGCGCGGCTTTCTGTTCCTCAGTTTCGAGGCCAGGGAGCTTCGCAACATCCTCTCGGTCTTCAACTCCTCGCGCTCGCCGCTCTACGCCTTTTCCCGCAGCGACGAACTCCGCTACTCCTACATGGTGGACACGGACGGCTGGATGCTCTTCCAGTCCGACATGATCGAGCATCCGGGATCGGAAATCTCCACCATGCTTGCCCGCAGCGGCCACGACGGCACTCTGGGCAAACCGGGCCTGCCCTCGGCCTTTCGCCCCTTCAACGCCGACGCCGACTACTGGGAGATGATCGCCGACATCCGGGCGGGCAGGGCCAACTGCCTGCTCCTGGAGGACCGCGACAAAAACCAGAACCAGGTCAACTCGCACTTCCTCGCCTATGCCCCGGTCCGGTTCAGGGGGGGCACGGACGGTTCCGAGAGGATCGTTGGCGGCATCGCCTTCGTGGACCGCAGCCAGCTGACCCTCATCGCCGGATACCGCCATCTGGATGTCATGTTCCTGATTACCCTGACCACCATTGGGATAATGGTGCTGCTGGTCTACCTGCTCTCCCGCTATATCACGCAACCCATCTTCCTGCTGGCCAGGGCTGTCCGCGATATGGACCTGGCCCACCCCGAAGAGGTGGACCTTCCCTCGGCCGGATTCGAGACCAACCACCTCAAGGCCGCGGTCAACACCCTTGTTGCGCGATTGCGCGATCAGATGGAACAGGTCTGGAGAAAGGACCAGGAACTGCTCCTGGTGAGCATGCAGGAACGGGCCAGCCTGGACGACTCGCCCCATGAGGCGGACGGGATCTCGCCATTGCCGGAAATCATCGGCTCGGGCCTGAAAATCGCGCAGATGAAGGGAGACATCCTCAAGGCCGCCCGTGTGGATGTGGACGTGTTGATCGTCGGCGAAACGGGCACGGGCAAGCAGCTGGCCGCCGAGGCGATCCATAACCACAGCTCCCGCGCCGGCAAGCCGTTCATCTCCATCAACTGCGGCGCACTGGACGAAAACCTGCTTTTGGACACCTTGTTCGGACACACCAAAGGCGCCTTCACCGAGGCCAAGGACGATCGCAAGGGCGCCTTTCTCCAGGCCAACGGCGGCACCCTCTTTCTGGACGAGATCCAGTCCACCTCGCTCATGGGGCAGCAGGCCCTGCTCCGGGCCATTGCCATGCGCAAGATCAAGCCACTGGGCAGCGACAAGGAACTGGATGTGGATGTGCGCCTCATCGCCGCCACCAACGTGGACCTGACGACCATGATAGAGGACAGGACCTTCCGCGAGGACCTGTATTACCGTCTCAGGGTGCTGACCATCAATGTTCCCCCTTTACGCGAGCACAAGGAGTCCATCCCCAGCCTGGCGCTCTACTATCTCAGGCAGGCCGAGTCGCTGGTGGGCAAGGTGGGCCTTGCCCTGTCGCGGGGGGCCATCGAGAAGATGAACGCCTATGACTGGCCCGGCAACATCCGCGAACTGGTCAACTGCATCACCCGCGCCGCGGTCATGGTGGAAAACGAGGTGATCCAGGCCAACGACATCCAGCTGGAGGAAGAGCGGCTCTCCGACTGGAATCCCCTGTCCCTCTCGCTGTCCCGGAGCGCACCGGCTGCGGATGGCGGGGCCCAGCCACCCGAACCGGCCACCCCTCCCGCAGCGGGTCTGGCCGTGGCCGGTATGGAAAACCCCGCCCCCTCCCGCGTACCCACCGGGCTGCGTCTTAACGACCGCCAGCGCAAGGTCTATCCGCTGCTCATGGCCCGAGGCAGCATCACCCGCAGCGAATATCAGGACTTTGTCGGCGGCGGCCTGGCCTCGCGCACCGCCATCTACGACCTCAACGACCTGGTCAGAAAGGGCTGTCTGGTCAAGGTTGGCAGCGGCCCGGCCACCCGATACGAATTGCTGCCAACGGGCGCTACCGCCGCCAATTGA
- a CDS encoding universal stress protein, which produces MIIMVAMDDSGFARAALDQALKMAAAVKAEVVAVSVVPHLGLVEGMQDSMIARLESEAASLMEEAASAGSKQGVTVKTRVASGVSPADSIIDVAREIKADLIVVGHRGKSNLEKFLIGSVTNALVTYAPCSVLVVK; this is translated from the coding sequence ATGATCATTATGGTAGCTATGGACGATTCGGGCTTTGCCAGGGCGGCGCTCGATCAGGCGCTGAAAATGGCCGCTGCGGTCAAGGCAGAGGTGGTGGCAGTCAGTGTGGTCCCCCACCTCGGGTTGGTGGAAGGAATGCAGGACAGCATGATCGCCCGCCTGGAAAGCGAGGCCGCGAGCCTGATGGAGGAGGCTGCCTCTGCGGGAAGCAAGCAGGGGGTGACGGTCAAGACGAGGGTGGCAAGCGGTGTTTCGCCTGCCGATTCCATCATTGACGTTGCCAGGGAAATCAAGGCTGACCTCATAGTGGTCGGGCATCGGGGCAAGAGCAATCTGGAAAAATTTCTCATCGGCAGCGTGACCAACGCGCTGGTGACGTACGCTCCCTGCTCGGTCCTGGTGGTCAAGTAA
- a CDS encoding DVU0150 family protein, with translation MRKLLKIGALLSGLLALIPQLAQAAGEKADELIVVADTRVLDNSIMLYFADLYNTNILLFAIWAVALTAVYGVFLGVLMDFIMARTGLDLSKRKIIEH, from the coding sequence ATGCGTAAACTGCTGAAGATCGGAGCCCTGCTTTCGGGTTTGCTGGCTCTGATTCCCCAATTGGCCCAGGCTGCGGGCGAGAAGGCCGACGAGCTGATCGTCGTGGCCGACACGCGTGTCCTTGATAACAGCATCATGCTGTACTTCGCCGACCTCTACAATACCAATATCCTGCTTTTCGCCATCTGGGCCGTGGCCCTTACGGCGGTCTATGGCGTGTTTTTGGGTGTTCTGATGGACTTCATCATGGCCAGGACCGGCCTTGACCTTTCAAAGCGCAAGATCATCGAGCACTAG